The Kordia sp. SMS9 genome window below encodes:
- a CDS encoding helix-turn-helix domain-containing protein, with amino-acid sequence MRNKCIYLFIFFFYFGFGQQNNNDIDSLSKLSYQVLIDSFYNSSELADKEVFTESILQKSKKEKDTLRQIIAYYFYTNIYRGNRKKPRLLYLDSLIDISKRYPDTDFPTTAYYDKGILLYKERDFKKAINAFVKGNEYATEYSNNAFIFLTNNYIARIKDRTGNQLEALKIHQKNTQFAKKNIKELKNATYLRSLYALAFTHKNSRNIDSASYYNNLGLELSDEFNIEKMKPYFNMNEGVVMYLKKEYDSAKFRIESSKESFKKTNDLPNLSEAYFYLGKIAYDQSYKNEAIKYFKKVDTIFSEINDLFPELRENYLLLRSYYKQQKNLKKQLLYTEKLTKIDSILNSNNMYISDYLKNEFDIPKIISEKEDLIQRLKKTNKSKTTYIYIGVAFILLVIVFFYRRQQIFKKRFEKLLYDSKENRNNAIEINKIEKQKSLLDVPKELVEIILGGLKSFEANKGFLDSSIKLSTLAKLLDTNTNYLSKTINYYKGKNINAYLNELRVEYAIEKLKEDKKFRNYTIKAIAREVGFKSSETFSKTFYKKTGIYPSYFIKQLDKTE; translated from the coding sequence ATGCGTAATAAATGTATTTATTTATTTATATTCTTTTTTTATTTCGGCTTTGGACAGCAAAATAATAATGATATTGACTCATTAAGTAAGTTGTCTTACCAAGTATTAATTGATAGTTTTTATAATTCTTCAGAATTAGCAGACAAAGAAGTTTTTACTGAAAGTATCTTGCAAAAGTCAAAAAAGGAGAAAGATACTTTAAGGCAAATTATAGCTTACTATTTTTATACTAACATATATAGAGGGAACAGAAAAAAACCAAGACTTCTATATCTTGATAGTTTAATAGATATATCTAAAAGATATCCTGATACAGATTTCCCTACAACTGCATATTACGATAAGGGTATATTATTATATAAGGAAAGGGACTTTAAAAAAGCTATCAATGCTTTTGTAAAAGGAAATGAATATGCAACAGAGTATTCTAATAATGCATTTATTTTTTTAACAAATAATTATATTGCTCGCATTAAAGATAGAACTGGCAACCAATTAGAAGCGTTAAAAATACATCAAAAAAATACTCAATTTGCAAAAAAAAACATTAAAGAGTTGAAAAATGCTACTTATCTAAGATCTTTATATGCATTGGCTTTTACCCATAAAAATTCACGAAATATTGATTCTGCATCTTACTATAATAATCTAGGATTAGAATTATCAGACGAATTCAATATTGAAAAAATGAAACCCTATTTCAATATGAATGAAGGAGTTGTAATGTATTTAAAAAAAGAATATGATTCTGCTAAATTCAGAATCGAATCATCAAAAGAAAGCTTTAAAAAGACTAATGATCTTCCAAATTTATCAGAAGCTTATTTTTATTTGGGGAAGATAGCATACGACCAAAGCTACAAAAACGAAGCTATTAAGTATTTTAAAAAAGTGGATACAATATTTTCTGAGATTAATGATTTGTTTCCAGAATTGAGAGAAAATTACCTCTTACTAAGGAGTTATTACAAGCAACAAAAAAACTTGAAAAAACAATTGCTGTATACTGAAAAATTAACAAAAATTGATAGTATTCTAAATAGCAATAATATGTACATCAGTGATTATCTAAAGAACGAATTTGATATCCCTAAGATAATTTCTGAAAAAGAAGATCTAATACAAAGATTAAAGAAAACTAATAAATCAAAAACTACTTATATTTATATAGGAGTAGCCTTTATTCTTTTGGTTATAGTTTTTTTCTACAGGCGACAACAAATATTTAAAAAACGATTTGAAAAACTATTATATGATTCAAAAGAAAATAGGAATAATGCTATTGAAATAAACAAAATAGAAAAGCAAAAATCATTGTTAGATGTTCCTAAAGAATTAGTCGAAATTATATTAGGAGGACTGAAATCATTTGAAGCTAATAAAGGCTTTTTAGACTCAAGTATTAAATTATCAACCTTAGCGAAACTTTTAGATACCAATACAAATTATTTATCAAAAACAATAAACTACTACAAAGGAAAAAATATTAATGCGTATTTGAATGAGCTACGTGTTGAATATGCTATTGAAAAATTAAAAGAAGACAAAAAGTTTAGGAATTATACTATAAAAGCTATAGCTAGAGAAGTCGGATTTAAAAGCTCTGAAACTTTTTCTAAGACATTTTATAAAAAAACAGGAATATACCCTTCATATTTTATAAAGCAACTCGATAAAACAGAATAA
- a CDS encoding AraC family transcriptional regulator produces the protein MKFIYNCILIISSCFLNVSSSYGSEHIEANKIIQSLSISKKEIQVDSLAILRQQEKMIATLLEKQEAFELKHFVLIGIVLFLVILFGMLCFLNKRGDKRLNKIVSLLEKTKQENVDINDKKDTSFKLNIDPVIVHAILENLKAFENEKGFLNTKITLHSFAKKLQTNTKYLSKVINTHKLKSFRNYINDLRVQYSIEELQNNTNYKNYTVHAMAQEAGFSNRESFSKAFRKKTGETVSDFLKQAP, from the coding sequence ATGAAGTTTATTTATAACTGTATTCTAATCATAAGTAGTTGTTTTTTGAACGTTAGCTCAAGCTACGGAAGTGAGCATATTGAAGCCAATAAAATTATTCAAAGCTTATCTATTTCCAAAAAGGAAATACAAGTAGACAGTTTAGCCATATTGCGGCAACAAGAAAAGATGATTGCAACGTTACTCGAAAAACAAGAAGCGTTTGAACTGAAGCATTTTGTGCTGATTGGTATTGTATTATTTCTAGTGATCCTTTTTGGAATGCTCTGCTTCTTAAATAAGCGCGGTGACAAACGATTAAACAAGATTGTGTCATTGTTAGAAAAAACAAAACAAGAAAATGTAGATATTAATGATAAAAAAGACACAAGTTTCAAACTGAACATTGATCCCGTAATTGTGCATGCGATCCTCGAAAACTTGAAAGCGTTTGAAAACGAAAAAGGATTTTTAAATACTAAAATCACACTACATAGTTTCGCTAAAAAACTACAGACAAACACTAAATACTTATCGAAAGTAATCAATACCCACAAATTAAAATCATTTCGAAATTACATCAATGATTTGAGAGTGCAGTACAGCATTGAAGAATTACAAAACAACACAAATTATAAAAATTATACGGTACACGCCATGGCACAAGAAGCAGGTTTCAGCAATAGAGAATCATTTTCAAAGGCATTCCGAAAAAAAACTGGTGAAACAGTTTCTGACTTTCTGAAACAAGCACCCTAA
- a CDS encoding S8 family serine peptidase — MFNKKISKNDLKNWQYGDIHEDSIAGISLIKAYDSLMDKKKSNTIIIAVIDNPVDIEHQYLKNAIWINEKEIPNNNIDDDKNGFVDDVHGWNFLGNSSGENQIFSKMESSRILQKYESVFEGKQYKDIVDKSNYRIYKSAKADYNKMREKSLKEKDYFTMMHNSYNDAEKVLSKYFSSIDYSLEQLDSLKLQHPKDTILESAVLRMSNFKEYFGKDYIYRNYLIYNNHIEKLLNKDFNDRGITGDDSDDITDTSYGNNDISHNLEVLNHGTLVSGVLVKSKDILDEVEGITENAKIMPLSISCYGDEHDKDIALAIRYAVDNGAKVINMSFGKKFSLHKEWVFEAFKYAEKNDVLIISSAGNGGQDLSVENNYYPNDNENNGTEVSNNFLLVGASTYNVNEKLVSSFSNYGNVDVDIFAPGYYIYTTAVSNKYEFQNGTSMAASITSGVAALIRSYYPNLTAAEVKQIIMESGVSYDIMVNKPSTSKEKELVLFSSLSKSGKIVNAYNALLMAEEVSKKKKRN; from the coding sequence GTGTTTAATAAGAAAATTTCTAAAAATGATCTTAAAAACTGGCAATATGGAGATATCCATGAAGATTCTATCGCTGGAATAAGTTTAATAAAAGCGTATGATAGTCTAATGGATAAAAAAAAGAGTAATACAATTATTATTGCTGTCATTGATAATCCTGTGGATATAGAACACCAATATTTAAAAAATGCTATTTGGATTAATGAAAAAGAGATTCCCAATAATAATATTGATGATGATAAAAATGGCTTCGTAGATGACGTTCATGGTTGGAACTTTTTGGGCAATAGTAGTGGTGAAAATCAAATTTTTTCTAAGATGGAAAGCTCACGTATTTTACAAAAATATGAATCCGTTTTCGAAGGTAAGCAATACAAAGATATCGTTGATAAGTCTAATTATAGAATCTATAAAAGTGCAAAAGCTGATTATAATAAAATGCGAGAAAAGTCACTAAAAGAAAAAGACTATTTTACTATGATGCATAATTCATATAATGATGCAGAAAAAGTATTGTCAAAATATTTCTCAAGTATAGACTATTCTTTAGAGCAATTAGATAGTTTAAAATTACAGCATCCTAAAGATACAATACTTGAAAGTGCAGTTCTTAGAATGTCTAATTTTAAGGAATATTTTGGTAAAGATTACATTTACAGAAACTATTTAATATATAATAACCACATTGAAAAACTTTTGAATAAAGATTTTAATGATAGAGGTATTACAGGAGATGATTCTGATGATATTACTGATACCAGCTATGGTAATAATGACATTAGTCACAATTTAGAAGTTTTAAATCATGGAACTTTAGTTTCAGGAGTTTTGGTAAAATCAAAAGATATCTTAGATGAAGTTGAAGGTATCACTGAAAATGCTAAAATAATGCCTTTAAGCATTTCTTGCTATGGAGATGAACATGACAAAGACATAGCACTAGCAATTAGATATGCTGTTGACAACGGTGCTAAAGTGATTAATATGAGCTTTGGTAAAAAGTTTTCATTACATAAAGAGTGGGTTTTTGAAGCTTTTAAGTATGCTGAGAAGAATGATGTTTTGATTATTTCATCTGCTGGTAATGGAGGTCAAGATTTAAGTGTTGAAAATAATTATTACCCTAATGACAATGAAAATAACGGTACAGAAGTTTCAAATAATTTTCTATTGGTAGGAGCATCAACCTATAATGTCAATGAAAAATTAGTTTCCTCATTCTCAAACTACGGAAATGTAGACGTTGATATTTTTGCACCAGGTTATTATATATACACTACAGCTGTAAGTAATAAATATGAATTCCAAAATGGAACTTCTATGGCAGCATCAATTACATCAGGAGTAGCCGCACTCATCCGTTCCTACTACCCAAACCTAACAGCAGCCGAAGTCAAACAAATTATCATGGAATCAGGAGTTTCGTATGATATTATGGTCAATAAACCATCTACAAGCAAAGAAAAAGAACTTGTTCTTTTCAGTTCCCTTTCCAAATCGGGAAAAATAGTAAATGCGTACAACGCTTTACTCATGGCAGAAGAAGTATCCAAAAAGAAAAAACGGAACTAA
- a CDS encoding Y-family DNA polymerase encodes MYALVDVNNMYCSCERIFNPALNKKPVVVLSNNDGCVISRSNEAKALGIPMGAVAHLFEKTFKENNVLIYSSNYSLYGDMSDRLMQILSDYTPDVEVYSIDEAFLHFKGFKRFNFDEIGIDIKNTVARGLGLPISIGIAPTKALAKVANKIAKKFSNQTNGVYVMNSDLKRIKALKWLNVDDIWGIGRRHAQKLNRYGITKAIQFVDAHDNWVRKEFSVVGLRLKKDLQGIPTLGLGEVQNKKSIAVTRSFAKIKSDINDLQEIISSYACVTAEKLRHQKSCCNLIMVFVRTNPFKNDKPQYSNNVVLKLPYPTNSSIVLAKYAKHGVQQIFKKDYEYKKAGVIVMGLVPDTAKQLNMFEPVNADHSKLMATMDKMNTKYGKNTLNVASQKLDSPWAMRQNHLSPNYTTDLNEIITVNCNF; translated from the coding sequence ATGTATGCGCTTGTAGACGTAAATAATATGTATTGTTCTTGCGAAAGAATATTTAATCCTGCATTAAATAAGAAACCTGTTGTGGTTCTGTCTAATAACGACGGTTGTGTTATTTCTCGAAGTAACGAAGCAAAAGCACTAGGAATTCCAATGGGTGCAGTCGCCCATTTATTCGAAAAAACCTTTAAAGAAAATAATGTGCTTATATATTCATCTAATTATTCTTTATATGGTGATATGAGCGATAGACTTATGCAAATTCTCTCTGATTATACGCCTGATGTTGAAGTGTATAGCATAGACGAAGCTTTTCTTCATTTTAAAGGCTTTAAACGCTTTAATTTTGATGAAATAGGCATAGATATTAAAAACACAGTAGCGCGCGGATTAGGGCTTCCTATTAGTATTGGAATTGCCCCTACAAAAGCACTAGCCAAAGTAGCGAACAAGATCGCTAAAAAGTTTTCGAATCAGACCAATGGTGTCTATGTTATGAATTCCGATTTGAAGCGAATCAAAGCTTTAAAATGGCTCAACGTAGATGACATTTGGGGAATTGGTAGACGGCATGCACAAAAACTAAATAGGTATGGAATTACAAAAGCAATACAGTTTGTGGACGCTCACGACAATTGGGTACGTAAGGAGTTTTCTGTTGTCGGATTACGACTAAAAAAAGATTTGCAAGGAATTCCAACACTTGGACTAGGTGAAGTACAGAATAAAAAATCTATTGCAGTAACTAGAAGCTTTGCAAAAATAAAAAGTGACATCAATGATTTGCAGGAAATTATTTCTAGTTATGCGTGTGTCACTGCTGAAAAGTTAAGACACCAAAAAAGCTGTTGTAATTTAATTATGGTATTTGTTAGAACAAATCCTTTTAAGAATGATAAACCACAATACAGTAACAATGTCGTTTTAAAGCTGCCTTATCCAACAAATTCAAGTATCGTACTGGCTAAGTATGCAAAACATGGAGTGCAACAAATTTTTAAAAAGGATTATGAATATAAAAAGGCAGGAGTTATAGTTATGGGATTGGTTCCAGATACGGCTAAACAATTAAATATGTTTGAACCTGTGAATGCAGATCATAGTAAGTTGATGGCTACTATGGATAAAATGAATACTAAATACGGAAAAAATACGCTAAATGTGGCAAGTCAAAAGCTAGACTCGCCTTGGGCAATGCGTCAGAATCATTTGTCACCAAATTATACGACTGACTTGAATGAGATTATTACAGTGAATTGTAACTTTTAA
- a CDS encoding SOS response-associated peptidase, translated as MCFHVSQVKKEKELEKRFDAAFEYDGIYEPYYHFNGWENKSLYIITQDDPYIIKPSYWGLMPNNIDISERKNYLGNWNTLNARSERVLESSLFRKPTLENRCLILVSGFFEPHQFQGKKYPYFIRCKNQEAFAMAGIYNHLEDDIYTASILTTTANDYFKRVHNNPNRQGQYRMPIILDKSEEIEWLNPDLKEGDIKEQMMFSFTKEDFEDYPVSKDLFSNKIDSDRADIVEPFYYAEMHTLF; from the coding sequence ATGTGTTTCCATGTTTCCCAAGTAAAGAAAGAAAAAGAACTCGAAAAACGTTTTGATGCAGCTTTTGAGTACGATGGCATATATGAACCTTATTATCACTTCAATGGATGGGAGAATAAGTCACTGTATATCATTACTCAAGATGATCCGTACATTATCAAACCGAGCTATTGGGGATTAATGCCAAATAATATTGATATATCAGAACGAAAAAATTATTTAGGTAATTGGAATACTTTAAATGCGAGAAGTGAACGTGTATTAGAAAGTAGCTTATTTAGAAAACCGACTTTAGAGAATAGATGTTTAATTTTAGTTAGTGGTTTTTTTGAACCACATCAATTTCAAGGAAAGAAATACCCATATTTTATTAGATGTAAGAATCAAGAAGCATTTGCAATGGCGGGAATTTATAATCACTTGGAAGATGATATTTATACCGCAAGTATTTTGACAACAACTGCTAATGATTATTTTAAGCGTGTACATAATAATCCAAATCGTCAAGGTCAATATAGAATGCCCATCATTTTAGATAAAAGTGAAGAAATAGAATGGCTCAATCCCGATTTAAAAGAAGGCGACATTAAAGAACAAATGATGTTCTCATTCACCAAAGAAGATTTTGAAGATTATCCTGTTTCAAAGGATTTGTTTTCGAATAAGATTGATTCTGATAGAGCGGATATTGTAGAGCCGTTTTATTATGCAGAGATGCATACTTTGTTTTGA